A stretch of Oncorhynchus mykiss isolate Arlee chromosome 26, USDA_OmykA_1.1, whole genome shotgun sequence DNA encodes these proteins:
- the LOC110506869 gene encoding LOW QUALITY PROTEIN: RNA-binding protein MEX3B (The sequence of the model RefSeq protein was modified relative to this genomic sequence to represent the inferred CDS: deleted 1 base in 1 codon): MPSSLFAEMERNGSNQENALDDQRALQLALDQLSLLGLDNDENGLYDNESSRKKSVNMTECVPVPSSEHVAEIVGRQGCKIKALRAKTNTYIKTPVRGEEPVFVVTGRREDVAMARREIISAAEHFSMIRASRNKNTSINGTTGGGTPAPGPPNLPGQTTIQVRVPYRVVGLVVGPKGATIKRIQQTTHTYIVTPSRDKEPVFEVTGMPENVDRAREEIEAHITMRTGGLIELQDENDFHANGTDVGFDIHGHPTLWSKPSNPQSAATTSGRKPFSNYRNDSSSSLGSASTDSYFGTNSGSRMADYSPPSPALSYTASNGNNNNNNLNINTNGNGFVYGGDVISPDCTDMTFSDTSPGFNPTPAPPGLLWSQYERGMTPSSSSSSSPTSTSSAIYPSANASTNANGMATSQRRMNGGCTPQPRLSPPLQNNHAGGPTDHPLARRVRSDPGGGPRCFHGYPSSNGMASLPGPHLPGVPCDSSASSSSSSSSTSRKGSRDCSLCFESEVIAALVPCGHNLFCMECANRICQRSEPKCPVCHTGVTQAIRIFS, translated from the exons ATGCCTAGCTCACTGTTCGCGGAGATGGAGAGGAATGGGAGCAACCAGGAGAACGCCCTGGACGACCAGAGAGCCCTGCAGTTAGCCCTGGACCAGCTCTCCTTGCTCGGCTTGGACAACGACGAGAACGGGCTATATGACAACGAGTCTAGCCGGAAAAAGAGTGTCAATATGACCGAATGTGTCCCTGTGCCTAGTTCGGAGCATGTAGCTGAAATCGTCGGCAGACAAG GATGCAAAATCAAAGCCCTACGAGCCAAGACCAACACCTACATCAAGACGCCCGTGCGTGGCGAGGAGCCGGTGTTCGTGGTGACCGGGAGGAGGGAAGATGTCGCTATGGCAAGGAGAGAGATCATCTCTGCGGCTGAGCACTTCTCCATGATCCGGGCCTCCCGGAACAAGAACACAAGCATCAATGGGACAACGGGAGGTGGTACCCCGGCCCCTGGACCCCCCAACCTACCAGGCCAGACCACCATCCAAGTCCGGGTTCCTTACAGGGTTGTTGGGCTGGTCGTGGGTCCCAAGGGGGCCACCATCAAGCGCATCCAGCAGACAACCCACACCTACATCGTGACTCCCAGCCGGGACAAGGAGCCCGTGTTCGAGGTGACGGGCATGCCTGAGAACGTGGACCGTGCTCGGGAGGAGATCGAGGCCCACATCACCATGCGGACTGGTGGCCTCATTGAGCTCCAGGACGAGAACGACTTCCATGCCAATGGCACGGACGTTGGGTTTGACATTCATGGCCACCCCACCCTATGGTCCAAGCCCAGTAACCCGCAGAGCGCTGCCACCACGTCGGGACGCAAACCTTTCTCCAACTACCGCAACGACTCATCATCCTCCCTGGGCAGCGCGTCCACAGACTCCTACTTCGGCACCAACAGCGGCTCGCGCATGGCGGACTACAGC CCCCCCTCCCCGGCGCTCAGCTACACCGCCAGCAacggcaacaacaacaacaacaacctgaaCATCAACACCAACGGGAATGGCTTTGTCTATGGTGGTGACGTCATCTCGCCCGACTGCACTGACATGACCTTCAGCGACACCTCGCCTGGGTTCAACCCCACGCCGGCCCCGCCCGGCCTCCTCTGGTCCCAGTACGAGCGGGGGAtgactccctcctcctcatcctccagctcccctacctccacctcctctgcCATCTACCCATCAGCCAATGCTTCCACGAACGCCAACGGGATGGCGACGAGCCAGAGGAGGATGAACGGTGGCTGTACCCCCCAGCCCCGCCTGTCTCCGCCCCTCCAAAACAACCACGCCGGAGGACCCACCGATCACCCCCTGGCCCGGAGAGTCCGCAGCGACCCAGGAGGAGGCCCCCGGTGCTTCCACGGGTACCCCAGCTCCAATGGCATGGCCTCTCTGCCCGGGCCCCACCTCCCCGGGGTGCCCTGCGActcctcagcctcctcttcatcctcttcctcctccaccagccGAAAGGGCAGCCGCGACTGCTCCTTGTGCTTTGAGAGCGAGGTAATTGCAGCTCTGGTGCCCTGTGGCCACAACCTGTTCTGTATGGAGTGTGCCAACCGCATCTGCCAGAGGAGTGAGCCCAAATGCCCCGTGTGCCACACAGGGGTCACTCAGGCCATACGTATATTTTCATAA